Proteins from a single region of Drosophila biarmipes strain raj3 chromosome 3R, RU_DBia_V1.1, whole genome shotgun sequence:
- the LOC108024727 gene encoding uncharacterized protein LOC108024727: MLPRITFVFIIICGYLLFTDCRETVRSKRAKRPRAPEPVNFEPEPQQDLENDESGSQEKDLPEIPDNFLSPSVREYLELGKSIPGRPGVDYPILSAVPYTNFYCDEQEYPGFFADMETRCQGWHYCDIDGRQASFLCPNGTQFSQAVFVCDWWFNVRCDLSPRLYAINARLYQRPKVNPTRPHRIITKQLVEDIFT, from the exons atgttgccgaGGATAACTTTTGTGTTCATCATCATTTGtggatatttattatttactg ATTGCCGTGAAACGGTTCGCTCCAAGCGTGCCAAACGCCCACGAGCTCCAGAACCGGTCAATTTCGAGCCGGAGCCCCAGCAGGATCTGGAAAATGACGAGAGTGGCAGCCAGGAGAAGGACCTGCCGGAGATACCCGACAACTTCCTGAGCCCCTCGGTGCGCGAGTACCTCGAGCTGGGCAAATCCATTCCCG GTCGTCCCGGCGTCGACTATCCCATTCTGTCGGCGGTGCCGTATACCAATTTTTACTGCGACGAGCAGGAGTATCCTGGATTCTTTGCCGACATGGAGACAAGGTGCCAGG GCTGGCACTACTGCGACATCGATGGACGCCAGGCCTCGTTCCTCTGCCCAAATGGCACCCAGTTCTCACAGGCGGTCTTCGTCTGCGACTGGTGGTTCAATGTGCGCTGCGATCTCTCACCCCGGCTGTATGCCATTAACGCCCGACTCTATCAGCGCCCCAAGGTGAACCCCACTCGGCCACATCGCATCATTACCAAACAACTGGTCGAGGACATCTTCACCTGA